The Eubalaena glacialis isolate mEubGla1 chromosome 3, mEubGla1.1.hap2.+ XY, whole genome shotgun sequence nucleotide sequence TGTGAAGTGGCCAGAGCGTCACAGGCGGCCCGGACCCCCGGGATCCGAGGGCGGGGCGGGTCTCCGCAGCGCCCCCGTGAGGTCCAGGGACCCTGGCTCAGACGCTGGGCGCGCGGGGAGGGAGCATGGAGGGCTTCGGCCGCTTCTCCCCCTGGCCTCACGCGGACCTCTGGGAGGCCCCACCGCCCCGCAAGGAGCGCGCATCCTCGACGCGGCTGGGCGGGTCAGGGCCGCAGAGCGAGCAGGGCCTGTGCTCCCGGCCCGGGACTCCCCGCGAGCGGAGCGAGGCCGCGGCGCCCTGGCCGCACCTGCGCTGCTCGCCCACCCCGCGGCCCCGCCGGCGCCGGTACCCGGACTTTCCGCCTGAAAGCCGCAGCCTGACCGACGTGGCCCGGAGGCCCCCGGACCACGCCAGGAAGCACCGGCCCCGCAGCCGGCGCCTGGAAGACGCCTGGGGGGAGGCGGGTACCAAGTCCCTGGAGCAGAGACGCAGCCCGCCTAGCCCGGCCtggcagcagcagccccagctGCCACCGCAACAGCCTCAGCCCTGCCAGCACTACTCTCCGGCCCGGGGAGATTCGCCCCCACCTTACCCGCAGGGAGCTTACACTCCCCCGAGTGGAACTTTCGGGGTAGAAAAGGTGCAGAGTGGAGACCAGTGGGCAGTGCCAGCCTGCAGAGGTCTCGGTCGCTGGTCCCTTTCCTCGGTTCACACGAAGAAGTGTTCTGTGCCCTCCAGAGAGTTCGGGACGCAGTCAGGTTGCGTGTACCTCCAGAAAAGATACCGTAATGATCCGGTGGAGTCATTAGCCAGCCAGTACTCCCAGCCCTCGCTCTCCAGCAAGGCGATGCAGAACCAGCACACCCAGATCCTCAAGaacaagctggaagaggcagtaATGTCCTCCAGGGACCGGAAGATTGTGGCCCTGGTGCTGACCTGGCTCAAAAAGGCCCAGAGGATGCGGGAGCTGCAGCAGCAGGCGGCCCTAGCCTGGGAGGAGCTGAAGCGCTCGGACCAGAAGGTCCAGTTGACCCTAGAGACAGAGCGCAAG carries:
- the CCDC185 gene encoding coiled-coil domain-containing protein 185, whose product is MEGFGRFSPWPHADLWEAPPPRKERASSTRLGGSGPQSEQGLCSRPGTPRERSEAAAPWPHLRCSPTPRPRRRRYPDFPPESRSLTDVARRPPDHARKHRPRSRRLEDAWGEAGTKSLEQRRSPPSPAWQQQPQLPPQQPQPCQHYSPARGDSPPPYPQGAYTPPSGTFGVEKVQSGDQWAVPACRGLGRWSLSSVHTKKCSVPSREFGTQSGCVYLQKRYRNDPVESLASQYSQPSLSSKAMQNQHTQILKNKLEEAVMSSRDRKIVALVLTWLKKAQRMRELQQQAALAWEELKRSDQKVQLTLETERKLLLQQSQEPWQQEKEQRVRRRDRQATNTIRQERRWKAQLEDQENQRQEKLEGAPSETEAKRGREYQVQRLQEHEKMMQDLREQSSLQLQKRLKQACLKRHVHTTEGQKKIQETSLSSLVNYQARKVLMDCQAKAEELLRKLSLEQSSQWSQEIPQGLIKEHHREPKEKCQQVKGCAEESGEQRKEHERLSLELADQKILQTRSNVHKSISDKVQQIRELNVLREKNHHILKLKAEKEEKCHIERIKEAIRKKERKMEQISREKDATFGESQKISRASRTDSVRKFANNFFDPIGREAQVRAGQQRGGH